In the Sebastes fasciatus isolate fSebFas1 chromosome 20, fSebFas1.pri, whole genome shotgun sequence genome, one interval contains:
- the dclre1a gene encoding LOW QUALITY PROTEIN: DNA cross-link repair 1A protein (The sequence of the model RefSeq protein was modified relative to this genomic sequence to represent the inferred CDS: inserted 2 bases in 1 codon) yields MSQKDDSENDIWEYKPLEKKKKKQESPSATSTVTTRRCTVRRTSKRDISLSVKTVKTAEXGGCSTVVVKMQTDDAAAAAAAAEEGSSSGDFCPMCQMPFSILVVQTQRWHVAECLDTPRDTCTECPDGFQCFSAIPNHYKKFNHTLMAHSRANSDTALLRLSQQAGTSGKTDLSHLPEVDDSILESSQDSALSLSALSNHSNLTGTPPSKLTNGLLLLRSPGPEDFKKKKGWSSSTKSQKSISASQESKAELSSTPVKAESGRQACEAFASKSEPSPVSNDAISYSPLSEFPAETEVNGRECRKALFNNDAFENENENSMVLFSDGFSSEDELLTEFIDNLESNSDLVKESASSSTQLYSVASSPPTNQLAENRAHSTGEKDAHIACKSSIQSPQSIVLERLRVTLLSSDSLPLKNLNDSSIQTPSSQTSIVQRSPSMPPQKGQIKAGQASGLKQTDIGVFFGLKPLKEKEKEAESGPNELNATSAPTLGENSGQRRQRQRKSKADTTAGTSQSPVDNSNVVDAQGEAGRGRRGGWRGRSWNRGNANGEGEPRRCPFYKKIPGTKFTVDAFSYGEIPGITAYFLTHFHSDHYGGLTKKSTLPIYCNKITGNLVKSKLRVAEQYVHVLPMNTQVTVEGVKVILLDANHCPGSAMLLFFLPDGQTVLHTGDFRADPSMETYPELLSCRVQTLYLDTTYCSSEYTFPRQQEVINFAANTAFELVTLNPRTLVVCGSYSVGKEKVFLALADVLGTKVCLSRDKYNTMCCLESEQIRQRITTDWKAAQVHVLPMMQISFNKLQDYLARFSERYDQLVAFKPTGWTFSQRVDSVEDIQPQISGNISIYGIPYSEHSSFLEMKRFVQWLQPLKIIPTVNNGSWASRKAMEKCFSDWLMETKAKR; encoded by the exons ATGTCCCAGAAGGACGACTCTGAAAATGACATTTGGGAGTATAAACCTcttgagaagaagaagaagaaacaagaaTCACCGTCTGCAACTTCAACTGTGACTACAAGAAGATGTACTGTCAGAAGGACCTCCAAGAGAGACATTTCTCTCTCAGTCAAGACAGTCAAGACAGCTGA TGGAGGTTGTAGTACTGTTGTTGTTAAAATGCAAACAgacgatgctgctgctgctgctgctgctgctgaggagggATCATCCTCTGGAGACTTCTGCCCCATGTGTCAGATGCCCTTTTCCATCTTGGTGGTGCAGACTCAAAGATGGCATGTTGCTGAATGTCTTGACACTCCCAGGGACACATGCACAG AATGTCCAGATGGCTTCCAGTGCTTCTCCGCCATTCCAAACCACTACAAGAAATTCAACCACACCCTCATGGCTCACAGTCGAGCAAACAGTGACACAGCCCTCCTCAGACTGTCCCAGCAGGCAGGGACCAGCGGGAAGACCGACCTCAGTCATCTCCCAGAAGTGGATGACTCTATTTTAGAGTCTTCACAGGATAGTGCTCTCAGTCTTTCTGCCTTATCAAATCACAGTAATCTCACTGGAACACCTCCATCTAAACTTACAAATGGACTTCTGTTACTGCGCTCACCTGGCCCAGAggattttaagaaaaagaaaggcTGGTCGTCCTCTACTAAAAGCCAAAAGTCTATCAGTGCTTCCCAAGAAAGTAAAGCAGAGCTTTCATCCACTCCTGTCAAGGCAGAGAGTGGAAGACAAGCTTGTGAAGCTTTTGCATCCAAAAGTGAACCTTCCCCTGTCAGCAATGATGCAATATCGTATTCTCCTCTTTCTGAGTTCCCTGCAGAGACTGAAGTCAATGGTCGTGAATGTAGAAAAGCCCTTTTTAATAATGATGCTTTTGAAAATGAGAATGAAAACTCAATGGTGCTATTCAGTGACGGTTTCTCAAGTGAAGATGAGCTCCTCACTGAATTTATAGATAATTTGGAAAGCAATAGTGACCTTGTGAAAGAGTCTGCTTCCTCAAGCACACAGCTGTATTCAGTTGCCTCATCGCCGCCCACTAATCAGCTTGCTGAAAACAGAGCTCATTCCACAGGTGAAAAAGATGCACACATTGCATGTAAAAGCAGCATTCAGTCTCCTCAAAGTATTGTTTTAGAGCGCCTGAGAGTAACGCTTCTAAGCTCAGATAGCCTGCCTTTGAAAAACTTGAACGACAGCAGTATTCAAACACCTTCATCACAAACCTCCATTGTCCAAAGATCCCCATCCATGCCGCCACAGAAAGGCCAGATCAAGGCAGGTCAGGCCTCCGGTCTGAAGCAGACGGACATTGGGGTGTTTTTTGGCCTCAAACCCctaaaagagaaggagaaagaggctGAGAGTGGACCAAATGAACTCAACGCCACCTCTGCTCCAACACTTGGTGAAAACTCAGGACAGAGACGACAAAGGCAAAGAAAAAGTAAGGCTGACACAACCGCAGGTACCTCACAGAGCCCAGTAGATAATAGTAACGTGGTGGATGCTCAGGGAGAAGCAGGGAGAGgtaggagaggaggatggagaggaagaagTTGGAACAGAGGGAACGCCAATGGAGAAGGAGAGCCACGACGTTGTCCCTTCTACAAGAAGATTCCAG GCACAAAGTTTACCGTAGATGCCTTTAGTTATGGAGAGATCCCGGGCATCACTGCCTACTTCCTAACACATTTCCACTCCGACCACTACGGAGGGTTGACCAAGAAGTCCACACTTCCAAtctactgtaacaaa ATTACAGGGAACCTGGTGAAGAGCAAACTGAGGGTGGCAGAGCAGTACGTCCACGTCCTCCCCATGAACACCCAGGTCACAGTGGAGGGAGTCAAGGTCATCCTGCTGGATGCCAACCA TTGTCCAGGATCTGCCATGCTGCTGTTCTTCCTGCCCGATGGACAGACAGTCCTCCACACTGGAGACTTCAGAGCTGATCCCTCGATGGAGACGTACCCTGAGTTACTCAGCTGCAGGGTGCAGACGCTCTACTTGGACACCAC CTACTGCAGCTCTGAGTACACTTTCCCAAGACAGCAAGAGGTCATCAACTTTGCAGCCAACACAGCCTTTGAACTGGTGACGCTCAACCCACGTACACTGGTGGTGTGTGGATCCTACTCCGTGGGAAAAGAAAAGGTCTTTCTGG CGCTGGCGGATGTCCTGGGGACGAAAGTGTGCCTCTCTAGAGACAAATACAACACCATGTGCTGTCTGGAGTCGGAGCAAATCAGACAACGTATAACCACTGACTGGAAGGCGGCCCAGGTCCATGTGCTGCCCATGATGCAGATCTCCTTCAAT AAACTGCAGGATTACCTGGCACGCTTCTCTGAACGGTATGATCAGCTGGTGGCCTTCAAGCCTACAGGCTGGACCTTCAGCCAGCGGGTGGACTCAGTGGAAGATATTCAGCCTCAGATCAGTGGCAACATCTCCATATATG GAATCCCGTACAGCGAACACAGCAGCTTTCTGGAGATGAAGCGTTTCGTCCAGTGGCTTCAGCCCCTCAAGATCATTCCTACAGTGAACAACGGTAGCTGGGCTAGCAGGAAGGCCATGGAGAAGTGCTTCAGTGACTGGCTCATGGAAACTAAAGCTAAACGGTAG